GTCCAAAATCAGAAACTTCTGCTTTCGCATGTGGAGTTTTACTGGAAATATATTTTGCTATATCATTCCCCTTATTACCTATCGTTTCTAATATCTTCAAGTAAGGAGAATACGGTACTGTAGCTGCTAACTGATATTGAAACTTCCATTTATCATATGGCCTATAGGAACCTAAATCCTTATCTATAATATTTCCGGCTTTTACAATAGGTTTATAAAAAATCTGAAATGGAAAATCATCCTCTTCCTCTTCAACTGTCACTAAAACACTGCGGTCTACATCTGCAATCTTCATTTTATTCGTCTGCAACCATGCCTGTGCCTCATCAAATGCCTGTCCTACTTCTGCCAACTGACTCAAACGCAAATAAAAGGCGACAGAAAACTCTGCTGCCTCTTTATCAAAAACCTTTCGTTTACTAGCTATCACTATTTTAGCTCCTGCCTTATGAAAGGCATCTACCAATCCATAAGTTGCACACCCATTTAAAAATACAAGTTCCAATCCGCTTACCTTCGACAGCATCTTAGCCACCCCTTCTCCATTCACCACCTGCCCATCTGCTAACAATAAATCCAAACTACCGGCATGCCCTGAAAAGTGAAAAACATTTAATGGGCTATCATCGGCAAACTCCGTCCTCAAATCTTTCGCAGACACCTGCTTAAGCAGGAAGGGTGTCACAAACTGTCTATCCATCCTTTTCAGAAGTGGATAGACAGTTTCACTTTCTTCCTGCAGACATTTTAAAGATTCATCTACATCATTTGCAAAGGCTAAAACTACCCTTACAGCCATAGTATAGGTTTTAAATAATTATTGAACAAGTTCTGCCTTAACCACCTTTTTTTCTTCTTCCAGCTTACTAATCAACTGTATAAACCGCATTGCAATCTGTTGAAATCCTTCTCCATTGGGGTGAATCTCATCATACCACTGATCTATTTTATCAGCTTCATTGTACAATACAATATTTCTAACATCGAGATAATGCACATTTTTAAACTCTTTACACACATCTATTAACTTCCTGTTGAACTCATCCATTATATACCGTATCGTCAATCTTCTATCTTCCGGGTCTGCTATCCCTTTCTCGATCATATAACGGCCTAACCAGCCATGCTTGGGATCGTTTAATTTAATCGGGTAATCATAACCATGAACAATCACTTGTAGCGCCGGTTGGGTGGTTTTCAAAAGCATAAACAGGGCTTTATATATCTCCATCAATCCATCCAGCTTATTCTGGAAAGAATCCTTGAGATATTTCCCAGGGCGTTTATCTGCTTTGGTTTCATCATTTACTATATCTATCAGAAATTGTCTGAACTGCGAACCTAAAATGTCATTTCCACCCCCACTAATCAGGAAGTAACCAGGAGAATGTTCTACTAACGCGTCTAAAAAGTATTCACCCTGCTTTTTATCCTGGCTTAAATAATTACTGAGTGTATCACCTGCAGCAGCCGTGCAATAAATAGCATATACTTTGGACAAATGATCAATGATATCCCTAACCAATGGATGCTGGAACCAGGAATCTCCTTCAGACACAATCCTCAATCTATTGGGATCTCTTTTAGTGACACTTTGAAAATATCTATTTCGCTTTCTCCTTGCATACCAGTTAGCAAGATCCAATCCAATATCGTTAATTAATCCCCTTACAGCTTTTTCCTGTGCGGTGATAGTTATTTCTGGCTTTAGCGTATAGGAAGTTGCACCGTTCTCATCAAACCCGATGTTATAGTATAGTCCTACTGCAAACTCCCCGGTCACATCATCAGCAAGCATACGTTCCAGGTTTTCCTGGTTAATTGTATTGAATAGAGGATTTACAATATCCACATCCACATCATACACCCTCCATCCTTTTACAGCAGGTTGTGGTACAGTCACTTCAAATGCGGATCTAAATTGTATAGCAGCCTGCTTAGTAACACTTCTCATTTTGGGATCCAGCAACACATCCTGCGCCATAGGTGCAGGCGGCTCTGGTAAACTATTCAATGAGAAACGACTTACATCAAATTGATCTGTACTCACGATGAACTTCAAATGATCCTCCAGTTTTTCCACATTATACCATCTCATCATTTCCGGCATCGCGACTTCTAATTCTTTCTTGCCACCAATCCCTAATCTAACCCTTTCATCAGGCTCCAAATGGTATACAGCTATAGGTAAAAATCCAGTAAAGGACATAAAATCAGATGCCAGGTATACAACACTTACATAGAGATCTGCCTCCGATGTATTGTGTAGTTCGATTTTCATCTTGTTACTCCACTTACCATCCTGATTGGTCAATTTAACGGTTATTTTATCCTGGCTTTTGAAAGCAGTAAGCTCATTTTCCGTTAATCCCACGACGCCTCCGATGCTCAACACATTCTCCGGTAATAGCGTAGCCTGGTGTTGGTTTTTTATTGCTTTAATAAAATGCCAGCAGGAAATATGTTTAAATTGACGAATGATATCATCTGCCCATTTATCTCCCGGACCAATGTGTATAAACTGTCCCAAAGGCCTGTAAGGATCATGGGGCTTAGTTATATAATAATAATCATTATTAAACCTTATCACATAGTCACTGGCATTTTCATCATCTACAAAACTTACAAAATCAACTGCATCTGTTATAAACTTATTCATCAATACCTGCTGATCCTGCAATAAGGCAGCATTTGGTGCTACATGTACTGATAACTTAACGGATAATAATCCCTTCAGCTCCGCTTTATAGACTTTATCAGTATCCAATATTGAATCTCCTATTGAAAGGATAGATGAATCAGTATTGACCAGGGCCACTTTCGCATTATATTTCTGCCCAGGATTAGCTTCATCATATAGAACAAGCTGAATATCAGAATCTGCCGCAGACAAACCATGAATCGCTCCTACATTCAACACCCACCCTAATTGGGTATTATACATCACTTCTCCAGACTCTCCACCTGTAAAAACAGGTTTCCTTAAAAACCCTGTCTGCATTGAATTCTGAGCCCCACTTACGCTAGTCACAAAGGGTTTTTGTTCATATATACCTCTCAGCAATTGCCTCACCCTGTCATAAATAGTTTGGTAAGATAACTGTCCATTGGAGCTATCCAACACTTTTAACAACGCCTGTGTAAAAACTCCTTCACCGTTTACTTCTAATGCAGGTTCATTGGATTCACAAGCACACATTTCAATATGTGCCGTCTCTGGTAATAATTTGGATTCCCCATATTCCAGGAATTCTGCTTCACTGAAATGCCTGAATAAATAATTATTCCATGGACGTTGTTTGAAAACATACAATCCTCCTTTAGTAACAGCATGTCCAAATGCTTCCGCTACCATACTGGCACGCGTAACTCCAGAAGAGTGACAACAATCGAAAATGGTTACAATGTGTGGGCTTTTCACGCCTACTTCATTAATCAACCAACGAATTTCCTTATCTGATAGCAGGAAGTTATCCTTGGTAGATTCATCATAATAACAAGCAATTGATTCAGATTTCCCATCAGTCTCTGAAGGAAAAACTAAATTATCAACATACTCCTGTGCACCATGTCCTGAAAAATAAAACAGCACCACATCCCTTTCTGTCGCCTGCGAAAAATGCTCCTGGAATGCATCAACAATCCCTTGCTTAGAAGCCGCCTGGTTAGCCAGGAATTTAATATCCACTTCATAATAATTGTCCTTCTCCAGGTAGCGCATCATTTTTTCCGCGTCACTTATACACCCGCTTAGTTTAGGAAATGCAACTCTATTCCCATCCAGTGGAATATGACTGGCATAATCTGTAATACCGACTATTAATGCATACAATTTCCCGTTATTTCCGGCAGATAGGTTGTTTGGCATTGTATTAAATTTCAGGAGTTAAATATGAATAGTGCACCATTATGTATGATCAAATTTTTCTTAATTATCAGCATTAAGAGATTGTTTCCCCCAGCTCCAGTTCAGGCCAATCAATGTAAAGAGGTTATTCACCTCTCCAAAGTTTTTCCCAAAGGATCCATATAAGTATAAACTTTCATTCACCTTATATTGCAGGACACCTACATTACGTTCCGAATTCAGATCTTTATTATCTCTATAATGCCTGGATATATGTTCGAATGAGAGGCTAAAATCGCCGTGCTCATAGCCAATCCTCATCCCATAGTCAGTGGCCCCATCTCTTTTAAACTTATTCATTGCAGTATCAGTCAATAAATTATCCTGGGTAACCCGAAGGTTAGCAATGGCGAATAGATAATCATTGTCCTCTTTTCCAACGCCGATATTCAAGGTACCGTTCACCCAAAATGCACTCCTATTAAACCGCTGATTGTCGTAATTATTATCCTGGAACATATCAGAATAAGCATAGGCGGCATCTACAGAGATGACGGGTTTCAATTCAGAAATTGCCACTGCTTCATTCGCAGACCTAGCCTTCCTTATACTATCAATTTTTACTTGTATTTCGTTAGGATCATCTAAATCCGGGAACAATTCTTCTGCTTTTTTTCGGTCGGCCGCTCTTTTATTTAACTCGCCTCTTATCTGATCTCCTCTTTTATTGCCCCAATATGTCAATAAGTTAGTCCTCACACCTATAGCGGTATAGTTTGTATTAGGCAAATAATTTTTTGATGAGTCATTAAAATAGGTAGCTACAGACACTGTCATCTTTCTGAAAAAACCGGTTGACAAATCAGAACCAGTAGATTTTCTCGATACACCCAGGAATTTATAGATGTTTTCATTGTAATGTTTCAATAACCAATAGGGGGAAGCTTCTAATGCGAAATCTTTCGGAAGAGAACTCCCCTGTCCAATTGCATTCAGTATATTCAATCCGAGGGATTTGGGGTTGGAGGGGCGTTCTATATTTGTTGGAGAAATATCCAGCAGGGAAAAACCGGGAGACACAGGCATTTTCAAATCCTGCAGTTCGATGGAATTTTCCTGTGCATTCGTACGAACAACTATTACCAGTAAAAGGATGTATAAAATAAATTTTATCTTCATAGCTCAATTATCTTTAAACCAGTTTAACATTTTTGATTACAATCACTAGTTTCTTATCAGAAGAAACCCGCTTTTCAGCATCTTCATATTCAAATGACGTAGTATTATCACCCTGCGTAAATGTGTATTTCACAACAAGGTTATCGATCATACTTTGTCTAAGTCCATCTGGAATTAAATCTAATTCTACGATTGTTTTAATTTTCAAAGTTTGATTAAGCAATGAATTACCAGTACCAATTTCCTTATCAGTAATGATACCGTCGGGTTCTGGTGAGGTGGCCAACAATTTTGAACTATCAGGTAATACCAATCTAACAGTAGTGGTTGCGTCTCCACCAGTAGATACGAGAACAGTTAATAGCACCGGCATATCAGATGCCGACACAGGTACTTCATGTGTCATGTGAGAAATCTTAAATAATTAAAGAGAATAGGCAGAACAATTCACTTTGGGGATAATATCATATGTTTTGGGGATACATCCTGGTTATACGGGGATTCTGTATTCTTTAATGTGTTTCCTCGCTATTGTGAAATTATAAAGCCCTTATAAAAATTTAATAAATTATTTCAGTTGATAATATCGTTTGCTCATTTAGATATCTGGATATTCACGTGTAATCGAAATTCTCAAATATGGGGCCATCTATTTTTAAAAATTCCATGTTACCTTGAACGGTCAATTGCAATCCAGCTACTTTTATTTTATCATCCCAACAAGTGAAGTTCAACAAATTTTTCCATTCTAAAAATACCAAGTAGTTTGTATTTTTACCCGACATCTGTCCTAAAAAGCTGTATTTTGAATTCTTCCTGCAAATTCAGCATAAGGTATTTGAGCATTAAATGATATTGCTCCCTGCGACTTTATCGTACAATTAAGTATATGACGGAAAGATTCATCATACAGGTTTAATCTTGCCCGATTATTCTTTTTGGTAAACAACATTGTGAGCCCAACAGGTAACATAACGACAAGCACTCTTTCACTATAAAGCGCATTGCAGTTCATCAAAGTAAATGGAATATCATACGGAATACTAGCATAGGTAGTTATAATTGGAGTAATACCATTTGCCACATGCAAATTCACACTCTCATATATTGACCTTAAGTTTTTACTAATGAATTGCTGGTTCTCAAATATGAAGATTCTAAAATGCTTATCCTTTTCCTTTCTGGCACACTGACTTGTAAAACTCAAATATTGACGAAAACTGGTATCTGCTGTCCATATCGAGGTTGAATTTTGTTCCATTTGCGTGTCAAATCCATAAAAAAGCTTGCCTCCCCCTCCTATACAGCGCTCTGCTGATACCATTCCTGTTCTATTTGCGTAATTTGTATTTATGGCATAGTATCTTCGAATATTGTCCAGGATAGAAGCATTTGCTATTTCAAGATACCCATTTGCGCTTTGATTGATAAAAGGCTTCAAAGCTGTCAATATTTGTTTAGAATTCTCCCGATTTTCGTCAAATGAATCATTATAATATTCCAACTGAAAATCTGCTCCTCGTTTTAACATATCTACTACTCCGGTATAATTGACACTTAGCTTTTGTAACTTGTCCAAATTATAACCCGCCAATCGGCTCTGTACCCTGGTTAACAGATCCAGGCTGCCATCATAAAAATTAATCCAGTTGTTGCCAGACAATTTTGTAATGGTTTCAATATTTTCAAATACAGCATAGGCGTCTGATTTAAGATTCGGTTTCATTTGGCGAAATGCCTCCTCCCTGGAAGGATATTGTTTTGCGTCTTTTATAAACTTTATCCTCTCATCACTAACACTTTGCGCACAAAACACATATACCACTTTATTATTTTTTATACCATGGATAATTTCTGCAAGTGTGATTGAAATTTGTTTACCATCATAACTCACCAGTCCTCCACATCTATAACCTAAAATCCCTATAATAATATCAGCACTTTCTACATTATCTAAACATACTTGGTATGAATGACGCCGTCCGTCGCCAATGTCAAAAGTAGGATATTCGCTTGCAATGGGTATATAACCTCCATTCTCTAAAAATTGGAAGAGCATCTTTCTTTCTTCCTTGAGGTCATACACGGTAGAACTAATAAAAACAATAGATTTTCTCATGCTATATGATCACATAGTTTTGGGCCTCTTTCAAAGGGAAACAATGCACAAAACTCTTCCTTATAGTAAGGTTACTTTAAGGAAGAGCTGAAATGGGAATATTAACAATAAATTACAATAATGTTCAGGCATTAAGCAACCTGCTCCATACTTCCATAAAACGAAGTGAGTTCTTCTATGATATCCTTTCGATAACATTCCAAAGTTTCAATGGATGTATGACCACTGTAAACAAAAGTGGTTAATTCTTCCATTGAGTCCCGGCCATGATATTCTTCTACAATATCGTGGGTTGTCAAGTAAGGATGGTTATCCAACCCATAAGGAGCAGCGATCGTTTTTAATCCGTGTATACGAGCTTGGGCTGTATTTTCGAGCAAAGCGGTTCTAAGCATTTTGTACCCCAATGGCAAATCATCACGCCTATGGTTCTTTACTATTTTCTTTGCGGCTTCTGATATGCTAGCATTATTTTCGACACCACTTTGATATGTTGAAATGGAAACTTTCATAGCTCCCAGCAGTTGACCTACAAAGTCATTCAATAAGCCTATATGAGGAGCTATTTCCAGGTCATTATTTGTAAAAGATGATGGCAGCTTCTCAGTTATATCAAGAATAGTTGCAATTTCTAACAATCGAATGCGAATTCTCTCTATCACTTCAGGGGATTCTGTCAAAAAATCATCACTCGTCCAATCTTCCTTCACCTGGTTAATCAATTGTAGCAGCATTTGAAACTCTACTTGCGTAATTTCCTTTTGGAAATTAATGTCAAACATTTCATCAAAATCTGATACAAGGTGCCCATTACGTGGCAATTCACCCAGCATTGTTAAAATTAAGGTTCTGAAGTAGCCGATATATTCTTTACTTACAAGACCAGTCTCTGCTATTGAGGCCGCTGCCGTAGCAAGGTTCCCGCCTAATGTAGCATGCGTGCTTGCTGCAGATACAACTGCCTGGGCTATACTTTCAGCAGTTGTGGCTAGATTCCCACCCAATGTAGCGTGGGTGCTTGCCGCAGAAACAATCGACTGCGCAATGCTTCCATTTACTTCTGGCAACTTGCTGGCCAGTGAAGAGAAAGTTTTTCCGGCTAATAACTGAATCTCTGCTATAGAATGAGTAATAGTCTTTAGAAACTCCAATTCTTCTTGCCTGGAATTTACTACACTTGAAATAGATAGATGAGATGATTCGCTCGCAATTGAGCTCTGTTGAAATAATGTGTTGGGTGTTTTTTCCATTTTGAGGTTTATTATCAGTTAATATTCATCTAAAAGATCTGAATTCATTAACGCGTAATATATTATTCACCTGTTATGAATAGGTGAATAATAACCTAATACTTCAAGAAATACTTCTTTGTGGTCAAACTACTTCACATGATGGGGTATGCATTCTTCTTAAAAATTTTAAGATGGTAACTTAATTTACCATTGCTAGGTGGAACTTATGACAATATCGAACATAAATATAACCCATGGGGCGTAACAGTTTCCTAAATACCATCTAGCTTCAAAGATAGTTATATTATT
This Chitinophaga sancti DNA region includes the following protein-coding sequences:
- a CDS encoding DUF4062 domain-containing protein, encoding MRKSIVFISSTVYDLKEERKMLFQFLENGGYIPIASEYPTFDIGDGRRHSYQVCLDNVESADIIIGILGYRCGGLVSYDGKQISITLAEIIHGIKNNKVVYVFCAQSVSDERIKFIKDAKQYPSREEAFRQMKPNLKSDAYAVFENIETITKLSGNNWINFYDGSLDLLTRVQSRLAGYNLDKLQKLSVNYTGVVDMLKRGADFQLEYYNDSFDENRENSKQILTALKPFINQSANGYLEIANASILDNIRRYYAINTNYANRTGMVSAERCIGGGGKLFYGFDTQMEQNSTSIWTADTSFRQYLSFTSQCARKEKDKHFRIFIFENQQFISKNLRSIYESVNLHVANGITPIITTYASIPYDIPFTLMNCNALYSERVLVVMLPVGLTMLFTKKNNRARLNLYDESFRHILNCTIKSQGAISFNAQIPYAEFAGRIQNTAF
- a CDS encoding caspase family protein, which encodes MPNNLSAGNNGKLYALIVGITDYASHIPLDGNRVAFPKLSGCISDAEKMMRYLEKDNYYEVDIKFLANQAASKQGIVDAFQEHFSQATERDVVLFYFSGHGAQEYVDNLVFPSETDGKSESIACYYDESTKDNFLLSDKEIRWLINEVGVKSPHIVTIFDCCHSSGVTRASMVAEAFGHAVTKGGLYVFKQRPWNNYLFRHFSEAEFLEYGESKLLPETAHIEMCACESNEPALEVNGEGVFTQALLKVLDSSNGQLSYQTIYDRVRQLLRGIYEQKPFVTSVSGAQNSMQTGFLRKPVFTGGESGEVMYNTQLGWVLNVGAIHGLSAADSDIQLVLYDEANPGQKYNAKVALVNTDSSILSIGDSILDTDKVYKAELKGLLSVKLSVHVAPNAALLQDQQVLMNKFITDAVDFVSFVDDENASDYVIRFNNDYYYITKPHDPYRPLGQFIHIGPGDKWADDIIRQFKHISCWHFIKAIKNQHQATLLPENVLSIGGVVGLTENELTAFKSQDKITVKLTNQDGKWSNKMKIELHNTSEADLYVSVVYLASDFMSFTGFLPIAVYHLEPDERVRLGIGGKKELEVAMPEMMRWYNVEKLEDHLKFIVSTDQFDVSRFSLNSLPEPPAPMAQDVLLDPKMRSVTKQAAIQFRSAFEVTVPQPAVKGWRVYDVDVDIVNPLFNTINQENLERMLADDVTGEFAVGLYYNIGFDENGATSYTLKPEITITAQEKAVRGLINDIGLDLANWYARRKRNRYFQSVTKRDPNRLRIVSEGDSWFQHPLVRDIIDHLSKVYAIYCTAAAGDTLSNYLSQDKKQGEYFLDALVEHSPGYFLISGGGNDILGSQFRQFLIDIVNDETKADKRPGKYLKDSFQNKLDGLMEIYKALFMLLKTTQPALQVIVHGYDYPIKLNDPKHGWLGRYMIEKGIADPEDRRLTIRYIMDEFNRKLIDVCKEFKNVHYLDVRNIVLYNEADKIDQWYDEIHPNGEGFQQIAMRFIQLISKLEEEKKVVKAELVQ